One window of Candidatus Poribacteria bacterium genomic DNA carries:
- a CDS encoding quinolinate synthase, producing MHSKGETPDATDAPNCPTELSLEDVKQELYNRHHPSLTFLDIEAHAKTIHRIRTLKQKHNVVMLGHNYMEPLVFGLSEKEEQGDSLGLSMFAAKTEAPYLIFNGVPFMAETAKILSPSKTVLVADKTAGCSLADNFGAEDVKKLKALYPGAPVMIYVNSYADAKAESDICCTSANAAHIAKTMPGDTIIFVPDIFFAQNLEEELKGEKNVVYPGKDNTARGAVCEVHEKFTLQDLLGIRESFEIPKGHPRRKLYAHWECRPNVLQEADFYGSTSQIMKDIAERVAANQIERAFVASECELTSNLAQEFPDVQFWTACSVRCSHMAQVNLGKIANILEAIDQDADLDEYEITLNPETIDKARAPIERMLEASV from the coding sequence ATGCATTCTAAGGGAGAAACTCCCGACGCAACAGATGCCCCGAATTGTCCGACGGAATTGAGCCTTGAGGACGTTAAACAGGAATTGTACAACCGCCACCACCCAAGCTTAACGTTTCTCGATATAGAAGCTCACGCGAAAACCATCCACAGAATACGGACCCTGAAGCAGAAACATAACGTTGTGATGCTCGGTCACAACTATATGGAGCCACTCGTTTTCGGATTATCAGAAAAAGAGGAGCAGGGCGACTCACTCGGTTTGAGTATGTTCGCTGCGAAAACAGAGGCACCGTATCTAATCTTTAACGGTGTGCCGTTTATGGCGGAAACAGCGAAAATCTTAAGCCCGAGCAAAACAGTCTTGGTCGCAGACAAAACAGCAGGATGCTCACTCGCCGATAACTTTGGCGCAGAAGACGTCAAGAAGTTGAAAGCCCTTTATCCCGGCGCGCCGGTGATGATTTATGTGAATAGTTACGCCGACGCGAAAGCAGAATCGGATATCTGTTGCACGTCGGCGAATGCGGCACACATCGCGAAAACAATGCCAGGGGATACAATAATCTTTGTGCCCGATATCTTCTTTGCACAGAATTTGGAGGAAGAACTGAAGGGCGAGAAGAATGTCGTCTATCCCGGCAAAGACAACACAGCGCGCGGTGCAGTCTGTGAAGTCCACGAAAAATTTACACTTCAGGACCTTCTCGGAATTCGTGAATCGTTTGAAATCCCGAAAGGACACCCGCGTCGTAAACTTTACGCACACTGGGAATGCCGTCCGAATGTCCTACAAGAAGCAGACTTTTACGGCAGCACCAGCCAGATTATGAAGGATATAGCCGAACGCGTTGCAGCAAACCAAATTGAACGTGCCTTTGTCGCTTCGGAGTGTGAATTAACCTCGAATCTTGCACAAGAATTCCCAGATGTTCAATTCTGGACAGCCTGCTCAGTCCGATGCTCACACATGGCACAGGTAAATTTGGGTAAAATAGCGAACATTTTGGAGGCAATTGACCAAGACGCGGATCTCGACGAATATGAGATTACACTGAATCCCGAAACTATTGACAAAGCCCGCGCGCCAATTGAGCGAATGCTCGAAGCGAGTGTTTAA